The Vicia villosa cultivar HV-30 ecotype Madison, WI linkage group LG1, Vvil1.0, whole genome shotgun sequence genome includes a region encoding these proteins:
- the LOC131641545 gene encoding abscisic acid 8'-hydroxylase CYP707A2-like codes for MDVSTFIFYFLSLLFILVVLFKSFFKSFFFSSNGKQLPLPPGSMGYPYIGETFQMYSQDPNLFFANKIKRYGAMFKSHILGCPCVMISSPEAAKFVLNKAQLFKPTFPASKERMLGKQAIFFHQGNYHTNLRRLVLRTFMPEAIKSIVPNIESIAQSCLKSWEGNLITTYLEMKTFTFNVALLSIFGKDEILYREDLKRCYYTLEKGYNSMPINLPGTLFHKAMKARKELAQILEQIISTRRCKKQEYNDLLGSFMDEKAGLSDEQISDNIIGVIFAARDTTASVLTWVVKYLGENPSVLESVTEEQMSIIKGKQESGEEIGLNWEDTKNMPVTSRVIQETLRVASILSFTFREATEDVEYQGYLIPKGWKVLPLFRNIHHSPENFKEPAKFDPSRFEVAPKPNTFMPFGNGVHACPGNELAKLEILVLVHHLTTKYRWSVVGEKNGIQYGPFALPQNGLPIKLYSKK; via the exons ATGGATGTTTCAACTTTCATTTTctactttctttctcttctcttcattcTTGTTGTTCTATtcaaatcattcttcaagtccttctttttttcttctaatgGAAAGCAATTGCCTCTCCCTCCTGGCTCTATGGGGTATCCTTACATAGGTGAAACCTTCCAAATGTATTCTCAAGACCCTAACCTTTTCTTTGCCAACAAAATCAAAAG GTATGGTGCTATGTTCAAGTCACATATTCTAGGTTGTCCTTGTGTAATGATTTCAAGTCCAGAAGCAGCAAAGTTTGTCCTAAACAAAGCACAACTTTTCAAACCAACATTTCCAGCTAGCAAAGAAAGGATGTTAGGGAAACAAGCAATTTTCTTTCATCAAGGAAATTACCATACTAACCTTAGAAGACTTGTTCTTCGCACCTTCATGCCTGAAGCCATCAAAAGCATTGTTCCCAACATTGAATCCATTGCTCAATCTTGTCTCAAATCATGGGAGGGAAATCTAATCACCACTTACCTTGAAATGAAAACA ttCACCTTCAACGTTGCACTTCTATCAATTTTTGGAAAAGATGAAATTCTATACAGAGAAGATCTAAAAAGATGCTACTACACACTTGAGAAAGGGTACAATTCAATGCCAATAAACCTTCCAGGAACACTATTTCACAAAGCAATGAAAGCAAGAAAAGAGCTAGCTCAGATCTTGGAACAAATAATCTCAACAAGGAGGTGCAAAAAGCAAGAATACAATGATTTGTTAGGCTCTTTCATGGATGAGAAAGCAGGACTGAGTGATGAACAAATATCAGATAACATCATTGGTGTGATTTTTGCAGCTCGTGACACAACTGCTAGTGTACTTACATGGGTTGTTAAGTACCTTGGTGAAAATCCTAGTGTCCTTGAATCTGTCACT GAAGAGCAAATGTCTATAATAAAAGGGAAACAAGAAAGTGGTGAAGAAATTGGTCTAAATTGGGAGGACACAAAAAACATGCCTGTAACTTCAAGGGTCATACAAGAGACACTAAGAGTAGCATCAATTTTGTCTTTTACATTTAGAGAAGCAACCGAAGATGTTGAATATCAAG GGTATCTTATACCAAAAGGATGGAAAGTATTACCACTTTTTAGAAACATACATCACAGTCCAGAAAATTTCAAAGAGCCTGCAAAATTTGATCCTTCAAGATTTGAG GTTGCTCCAAAACCTAACACTTTCATGCCATTTGGAAATGGGGTCCATGCATGTCCTGGCAATGAATTAGCAAAGTTAGAGATTTTGGTTCTTGTACATCATCTAACCACAAAATACAG GTGGTCTGTGGTTGGTGAAAAAAATGGAATTCAGTATGGACCTTTTGCTCTTCCACAAAATGGCTTACCAATCAAATTATAttcaaagaaataa